One genomic region from Lepisosteus oculatus isolate fLepOcu1 chromosome 20, fLepOcu1.hap2, whole genome shotgun sequence encodes:
- the hsd11b2 gene encoding 11-beta-hydroxysteroid dehydrogenase type 2 isoform X2, translating into MDITKPQEVQQALRCTVDKLGRRGLWGLVNNAGICVNFGDAELSLTSNYRGCMEVNFFGTLDVTKTFLPVVRQAKGRIVTVSSPSGEQPFPCLAAYGASKAALNLFINTLRHELEPWGVKVSTILPASYKTGQSSNLEYWEKQHQHLVQNLSPSLLEEYGEEYLLETKELFKAHARKANEDFSPVINAIAHSLLSTQPSTRYYAGHGMGLMYFIYSYLPTSVSDRFLKRLFVRKKVLPRALQKQNNNNNQIQK; encoded by the exons ATGGACATCACGAAGCCCCAGGAGGTCCAGCAGGCCTTGCGCTGCACTGTGGACAAGCTTGGCAGGAGAG GCCTGTGGGGCCTGGTGAACAATGCAGGAATCTGTGTCAACTTCGGCGATGCAGAGCTGTCTCTCACGTCCAACTACAGGGGCTGCATGGAGGTCAACTTCTTCGGCACGCTTGACGTCACCAAGACCTTCCTGCCAGTGGTGCGCCAAGCAAAAGGGAGGATTGTGACGGTTTCCAGCCCCTCAG GGGAGCAGCCCTTTCCCTGCCTGGCTGCCTACGGCGCCTCTAAAGCTGCCCTGAATCTGTTCATCAACACCCTGAGGCACGAGCTGGAACCCTGGGGGGTCAAGGTCTCCACCATCCTTCCTGCGTCTTACAAGACAG GCCAGTCCAGTAATCTGGAGTACTGGGAGAAACAGCACCAGCACTTGGTCCAGAACTTGTCCCCCAGCCTGCTGGAGGAGTACGGGGAGGAGTACCTGCTGGAGACTAAAGAGCTGTTCAAGGCCCATGCCAGGAAAGCCAATGAGGACTTCAGCCCCGTCATCAACGCCATTGCGCACTCGCTGCTGTCCACGCAGCCCAGTACACGCTACTACGCCGGCCACGGCATGGGGCTCATGTACTTCATCTACAGCTACCTGCCCACGTCCGTCAGCGATCGCTTCCTGAAGCGGCTCTTCGTCAGAAAGAAAGTACTGCCGAGGGCGTTGCAGaaacagaacaacaacaacaatcaaattcagaaataa